From a single Raphanus sativus cultivar WK10039 chromosome 3, ASM80110v3, whole genome shotgun sequence genomic region:
- the LOC108847475 gene encoding endoglucanase 25, whose amino-acid sequence MYGRDPWGGPLEIHATDSATDDDRSRNLNDVDRAALSRPLDETQQSWLLGPTEQKKKRYVDLGCIIVSRKIFVWTVGTIVAAALLAGFITLIVKTVPRHHHKNPPPDNYTMALHKALKFFNAQKSGRLPRHNNVSWRGNSGLQDGKGDTGSFYKDLVGGYYDAGDAIKFNFPMAYAMTMLSWSVIEYSAKYEAAGELVHVKELIKWGTDYFLKTFNSTADSINDLVSQVGSGNTDDGSTDPNDHYCWMRPEDMDYKRPVTTCNGGCSDLAAEMAAALASASIVFKDNKDYSKKLVHGAKTVYQFGRTRRGRYSAGTAESAKFYNSSMYWDEFIWGGAWLYYATGNVTYLDLITKPTMAKHAGAFWGGPYYGVFSWDNKLAGAQLLLSRLRLFLSPGYPYEEILRTFHNQTSIVMCSYLPYFNKFNRTSGGLIELNHGDPQPLQYAANAAFLATLYSDYLDAADTPGWYCGPNFYSTNVLREFARTQIDYILGKNPRKMSYLVGFGTKYPKRVHHRGASIPKNKVKYNCKGGWKWRDSKKPNPNTIEGAMVAGPDKRDGFRDVRTNYNYTEPTLAGNAGLVAALVALSGEEEATGTIDKNTIFSAVPPLFPTPPPPPAPWKP is encoded by the exons ATGTACGGTCGAGATCCCTGGGGAGGTCCGCTCGAGATCCACGCCACCGATTCCGCCACCGACGACGATCGTAGCCGCAATTTGAACGATGTCGACCGTGCCGCTCTCTCCAGGCCACTCGACGAGACGCAGCAGAGCTGGCTTCTCGGTCCCActgagcagaagaagaagaggtacGTCGATCTCGGTTGTATAATCGTCAGCCGCAAGATCTTCGTCTGGACTGTCGGCACTATCGTCGCCGCAGCTCTACTCGCGGGATTCATCACCTTGATCGTCAAAACCGTGCCACGTCACCACCACAAGAATCCGCCCCCGGATAACTACACCATGGCTCTTCACAAAGCCCTCAAGTTCTTCAACGCTCAGAAAT CTGGGAGATTGCCGAGGCATAATAATGTGTCGTGGAGAGGCAACTCTGGTCTTCAAGATGGGAAAGGTGACACCGGGAGCTTCTATAAAGATTTGGTTGGAGGCTATTACGATGCTGGAGATGCAATCAAATTCAACTTCCCCATGGCTTACGCTATGACCATGTTGAGCTGGAGTGTGATTGAGTACAGTGCTAAGTATGAAGCTGCAGGAGAGCTTGTCCATGTTAAGGAGCTCATTAAATGGGGAACTGATTACTTTCTCAAGACCTTTAATAGCACTGCTGATTCCATCAATGATCTGGTCTCACAG GTTGGATCTGGAAATACTGACGATGGAAGTACGGATCCTAATGACCATTACTGCTGGATGAGGCCTGAGGACATGGACTATAAAAGGCCTGTGACTACCTGTAATGGTGGATGCTCGGATCTCGCTGCGGAGATGGCGGCTGCTCTGGCTTCTGCTTCCATTGTCTTCAAGGACAACAAGGATTATTCTAAGAAGCTTGTACATGGTGCTAAGACGGTGTATCAGTTTGGAAGGACCAGGAGAGGCAGATACAGTGCAGGCACTGCGGAATCAGCCAAGTTCTACAACTCAAGCATGTATTGGGATGAGTTTATTTGGGGCGGTGCTTGGTTGTACTACGCTACAGGAAACGTGACTTATCTCGATCTGATCACAAAACCAACTATGGCGAAGCATGCTGGTGCATTCTGGGGTGGCCCGTACTATGGTGTGTTTAGCTGGGACAACAAGCTTGCTGGTGCTCAG TTACTGCTGAGCCGGTTGAGGCTGTTTTTGAGTCCTGGATATCCATATGAAGAAATTCTCAGAACCTTCCATAATCAGACCAGCATAGTCATGTGCTCATACCTGCCTTATTTCAACAAATTTAACAGAACCAGTG GAGGTTTGATAGAGTTAAATCATGGAGACCCACAGCCTCTGCAGTATGCTGCAAATGCAGCCTTCTTAGCGACATTGTACAGTGACTATCTTGATGCTGCTGATACTCCTGGATGGTACTGTGGACCTAATTTCTATTCAACCAATGTCCTACGAGAGTTTGCGAGGACTCAG ATTGATTATATACTCGGTAAAAACCCTCGGAAAATGAGTTATCTGGTGGGTTTTGGCACAAAATACCCGAAACGCGTGCATCATCGAGGAGCTTCGATTCCCAAGAACAAAGTCAAATATAACTGCAAAGGAGGATGGAAATGGAGAGACAGCAAGAAACCAAACCCAAACACCATTGAAGGAGCCATGGTTGCTGGTCCTGACAAACGTGATGGGTTCCGCGATGTCCGGACCAACTACAACTACACTGAACCAACTCTTGCAGGAAATGCTGGTCTGGTCGCAGCTCTCGTGGCATTGTCTGGTGAAGAAGAGGCAACTGGTACTATAGA